In Aciduliprofundum sp. MAR08-339, a single window of DNA contains:
- a CDS encoding F0F1-type ATP synthase subunit c/vacuolar-type H+-ATPase subunit K, producing MKKVIPLVFLGAILLLLAGSLPAHAQGVEPTVAYEMNGKLVEKPLSEVNSSGAFEIGKEYTFKWSSSVTWILSNGKQNLTATGETFKFMPEGSGTYKLTVIENSTQYTYTFVVGEGPLGGYLALIGAGLAVGLSAIGSGVGVGITGASGAAAIGSNPKSKFGRILIFQAFPQTQAIYGFLIAIIIMMGIGAFSGNIENVPISIGLAAIGAGISVGLAGLSAIGQGIVAGTGIGTTQHDRVSYGKAVVFSILPETQAIYGLLIAILILYGSGMFGGGVKHYSIGVGLAAIGAGLAMGVSGLTAIGQGIAASSSCAATAENPKAFTKGMIFSVIAETPSITALIIAIVVLSATGLLSGGNFMGGDAAMFVGLAAIGAGLAVGFAGLSGIGLGIAAGSSVYASMREKASFGKIMVFAIMPETQVIYGLLVAIFIVNGAGLFGSTPQVFPLGVGLAAIGAGLAIGVSGMTAIGQGIAAGSGAAASTEKPSAFSKSIIFSVLPETQSIYALIVSIIILYAVGLLGGGMQIPKSMAMFVGIGAIGAGLAIGFAGLSGIGQGITAAMGVGAFTRRPESFGKSMMLSVMSETFAIFGLLVAILLLMAIGVF from the coding sequence ATGAAAAAAGTCATTCCGCTTGTGTTTCTGGGCGCGATACTCCTGCTCCTTGCGGGCTCCCTGCCCGCACATGCGCAGGGTGTTGAACCCACTGTGGCGTATGAGATGAATGGTAAACTTGTTGAAAAACCGTTGAGCGAGGTAAATTCCTCCGGCGCATTTGAAATAGGCAAGGAGTACACATTTAAGTGGAGTTCCAGTGTAACATGGATATTGAGCAATGGCAAACAGAATCTCACTGCAACTGGTGAAACTTTCAAATTCATGCCGGAGGGTAGTGGAACCTACAAATTAACGGTCATTGAAAATTCAACCCAATACACATACACATTTGTGGTGGGTGAGGGTCCTCTTGGAGGCTACCTAGCTTTGATAGGTGCTGGACTTGCTGTCGGGTTATCTGCCATTGGCTCCGGTGTTGGGGTTGGAATCACGGGAGCGAGCGGTGCGGCTGCGATAGGGAGCAACCCCAAGAGCAAGTTTGGAAGAATTCTCATATTTCAGGCATTTCCACAGACCCAGGCAATTTACGGTTTTCTCATAGCGATAATCATAATGATGGGAATTGGTGCGTTCTCAGGTAATATTGAAAATGTGCCCATATCAATAGGTCTTGCCGCCATAGGTGCTGGCATATCTGTGGGCCTCGCCGGATTGAGTGCCATTGGTCAGGGTATAGTTGCTGGCACGGGTATAGGCACAACGCAGCATGATAGGGTCTCCTATGGTAAGGCGGTTGTGTTCTCCATTCTTCCAGAGACACAGGCAATTTACGGTCTACTTATAGCCATACTCATACTTTACGGCTCAGGTATGTTCGGTGGCGGTGTTAAGCACTACTCCATCGGGGTTGGTCTTGCAGCCATTGGTGCCGGTCTTGCCATGGGAGTTAGCGGTCTCACGGCCATAGGTCAGGGCATAGCTGCTTCAAGTTCCTGCGCAGCCACGGCTGAGAATCCAAAGGCATTTACGAAGGGTATGATCTTCTCCGTCATTGCAGAAACACCGAGTATCACCGCTTTGATCATCGCTATAGTTGTTCTGAGCGCCACCGGTTTACTGAGTGGTGGAAACTTTATGGGTGGGGATGCCGCCATGTTTGTTGGTCTTGCAGCCATCGGTGCAGGTCTCGCTGTTGGTTTTGCCGGTCTAAGCGGTATAGGTCTTGGAATTGCCGCTGGAAGCAGCGTGTATGCAAGTATGCGTGAGAAAGCATCCTTCGGTAAGATCATGGTGTTTGCCATAATGCCAGAAACCCAGGTTATTTACGGATTGCTTGTTGCCATATTCATTGTCAATGGAGCGGGGTTGTTCGGTTCAACTCCACAGGTATTCCCTCTGGGAGTTGGTCTTGCAGCCATCGGTGCCGGTCTCGCAATAGGGGTCAGTGGTATGACCGCCATAGGTCAGGGTATTGCTGCGGGAAGCGGTGCTGCTGCATCCACTGAGAAGCCAAGTGCATTTTCAAAATCCATAATATTTTCCGTTCTTCCTGAGACGCAGAGTATATACGCTCTCATAGTGTCCATAATAATACTCTATGCCGTTGGCCTGCTTGGTGGAGGTATGCAGATACCGAAATCCATGGCCATGTTTGTGGGTATAGGGGCCATAGGTGCCGGTCTTGCGATAGGATTTGCAGGCCTGAGCGGTATAGGCCAGGGTATAACTGCCGCAATGGGTGTGGGTGCATTCACCCGTAGACCAGAGAGTTTCGGAAAGAGTATGATGCTATCCGTGATGAGCGAGACATTCGCAATATTTGGACTTCTGGTAGCCATACTGCTGCTTATGGCCATAGGGGTGTTCTAA
- a CDS encoding V-type ATP synthase subunit E, with amino-acid sequence MDAIENIIKRIREDADWKIKEYYEKAEREIEKIKNAEQGKWEREKEKLESSGKREAETIKQMHISKAHLDGKKMLMNAREWIIHMIIEEMLMNFRDYVDYRKYIENSIKDAADLLGNRFEILCKKEDIGLIEGMVKDMGLQVNVQEGDVEYGGFLAVSTDGLKNVDYSARAFVDRNMGDIRKKIYLRLFGEEHA; translated from the coding sequence ATGGACGCCATTGAAAATATAATAAAGAGAATCCGCGAGGATGCAGATTGGAAGATCAAGGAGTACTACGAGAAAGCGGAGAGGGAAATAGAAAAGATAAAAAATGCAGAGCAGGGAAAATGGGAAAGGGAAAAGGAGAAACTCGAATCCTCCGGAAAAAGAGAGGCTGAAACGATAAAGCAGATGCACATATCCAAGGCGCACCTGGATGGCAAGAAGATGCTAATGAATGCTAGGGAATGGATAATACATATGATCATTGAAGAAATGCTCATGAATTTCAGGGATTATGTGGATTATAGGAAATACATTGAGAACTCCATAAAGGATGCTGCCGATTTGCTGGGCAATAGATTCGAAATTCTGTGTAAAAAAGAAGATATTGGGCTAATTGAAGGTATGGTTAAGGATATGGGTCTTCAGGTGAATGTGCAAGAGGGTGATGTAGAGTACGGTGGGTTTCTGGCAGTGAGCACTGATGGATTGAAGAATGTGGATTACTCTGCTAGGGCATTTGTTGATAGGAATATGGGGGATATTAGGAAGAAGATATATTTGAGGCTATTCGGTGAAGAACATGCTTGA
- a CDS encoding V-type ATPase subunit: protein MLDSTAIILAITISFLAIFVTIAFLMGFFRKMLNIGAYMGPNATIFAIGAKYTEKENIEKLLNYTNLTEVISDIGKEGYNIEDLKKYDIELEKSMLAMVQRVVEMLPDEGKSFAEAYMLKYDANMIKRILRAKYAGVSKNRIYEEVYEGRFISKLIIQHMVEATSMEDAITALDATPFAEVIKVWNESNDIYKVDVALDRIVLKNLVESKRMLDENSMEPINIVIPMFVDVFNIKTIVRAKSAGIEDIGNLLLDGGYQLSDWKVRSMANARTLDEALSQLEGTDYAFLRDVEDPFIVELELDKMLLRKVNEIGLTFATTAGPLIMFLVSKEYEVRNLKGIIKGFMEDLPKDRIRGLLVGDVA from the coding sequence ATGCTTGATTCCACGGCAATAATCCTGGCAATTACGATTTCGTTTCTCGCCATCTTTGTTACAATAGCCTTCCTTATGGGCTTTTTCAGAAAGATGCTGAATATCGGGGCCTACATGGGCCCCAATGCGACCATATTCGCCATAGGTGCAAAATACACTGAGAAAGAAAACATTGAAAAGCTGCTCAACTACACGAATTTGACTGAGGTTATATCAGACATAGGAAAGGAGGGCTATAACATTGAGGATTTGAAGAAGTACGACATTGAGTTGGAGAAGAGCATGCTTGCCATGGTGCAGAGAGTAGTGGAAATGTTACCGGACGAGGGTAAGAGCTTTGCTGAAGCCTATATGCTTAAATACGATGCAAATATGATCAAGAGGATTCTGAGGGCCAAGTATGCAGGGGTGTCAAAGAATAGAATCTATGAGGAAGTTTATGAAGGTCGCTTTATATCAAAATTGATAATTCAGCACATGGTTGAGGCTACCAGTATGGAGGATGCAATAACGGCCTTAGATGCCACGCCCTTTGCCGAAGTAATAAAGGTATGGAACGAATCCAACGATATCTACAAGGTGGATGTTGCCCTTGATCGGATAGTCCTGAAAAACCTCGTAGAGTCTAAGAGAATGCTCGATGAGAACTCAATGGAACCCATAAACATAGTTATCCCAATGTTTGTGGATGTATTCAACATAAAGACCATAGTCCGAGCCAAGAGTGCGGGTATTGAGGACATAGGAAACCTGCTTCTTGACGGGGGCTACCAGTTGAGTGACTGGAAGGTTCGAAGTATGGCAAATGCAAGAACTCTTGATGAGGCTCTTTCCCAACTTGAAGGCACAGATTACGCATTTTTGAGGGATGTTGAAGATCCATTCATTGTAGAACTTGAACTGGATAAGATGCTTCTCAGGAAGGTCAATGAGATTGGTTTAACCTTTGCCACCACAGCCGGGCCGCTCATAATGTTCCTAGTATCCAAGGAGTATGAGGTGAGAAATCTGAAAGGGATCATTAAGGGTTTTATGGAGGATTTGCCCAAGGACAGGATCAGGGGCTTGCTGGTGGGTGATGTGGCATGA
- a CDS encoding V-type ATP synthase subunit F, translating to MKILVIGDRDMVNGFQLAGIKDVYEANDPWKIKEILDDVKFMKDVAIVIISRRMAQEIRDFLDEWKREKGIYPIILEIPDKKGGEFEDPMRSLVKRAIGVDILKR from the coding sequence ATGAAGATACTTGTTATTGGAGACAGGGATATGGTCAACGGGTTCCAGCTTGCAGGCATAAAGGATGTCTATGAGGCAAATGACCCCTGGAAAATCAAGGAAATCCTTGATGATGTTAAATTTATGAAAGATGTGGCAATTGTCATAATATCCAGAAGAATGGCCCAGGAGATTAGGGATTTTCTGGATGAATGGAAAAGGGAAAAAGGCATATACCCCATAATATTGGAAATTCCCGATAAGAAAGGTGGAGAGTTTGAAGATCCTATGAGGAGTCTGGTTAAGAGAGCCATAGGTGTGGATATATTGAAGAGGTGA
- a CDS encoding ATP synthase subunit A, translated as MGKIIRVAGPVVVADGMKGSEMYEVVHVGEEGLIGEIIGLYGDTATIQVYEETSGIRPGEPVKRTGAPLSVMLGPGIISQIYDGIQRPLPQIKDMMGDFIKRGASASPLDTNKKWHFVPRVKKGDRVTGGDILGTVQETKIVEHRIMVPPEKEGKIEWIAEEGDYTIEEPIARINGEDIKMYQRWPVRRQRPFREKMDPIQLLVTGQRVLDTFFPIAKGGTAAIPGGFGTGKTVTQHQLAKWSDADIVVYVGCGERGNEMTEVLEDFPKLKDPRSGEPLMNRTVLIANTSNMPVAAREASIYTGITIAEYFRDMGYHVALMADSTSRWAEALREISGRLEEMPGEEGYPAYLASRLAEFYERAGYVEVLGSEKKYGSVTVVGAVSPPGGDFSEPVTQNTLRIVKVFWALDADLAHKRHFPSIHWLRSYSLYLNSVRHWWENNIAKDWYDLRREAMGILQREAELQEIVQLVGPDALPAKEQALLETARSIREDFLQQNAFHDVDTYCPADKQYLMLKLILKFHKLITDAVELGVSMDKIRKLSIKEDLAYMGRIPNETYKDEFKNIEAKMENEIENLIKEVK; from the coding sequence ATGGGAAAGATAATTAGAGTAGCAGGTCCAGTGGTCGTTGCGGATGGAATGAAGGGCAGTGAAATGTACGAAGTGGTGCATGTTGGCGAAGAGGGACTGATAGGTGAGATAATAGGATTGTACGGAGATACCGCTACAATCCAGGTTTACGAGGAAACTTCAGGCATAAGGCCAGGAGAGCCCGTCAAACGCACAGGAGCTCCCCTGTCGGTCATGCTCGGACCGGGTATAATATCTCAGATTTACGATGGTATCCAGCGTCCATTGCCTCAAATAAAGGATATGATGGGCGATTTCATAAAGAGGGGTGCAAGTGCATCCCCATTGGATACCAATAAAAAATGGCATTTTGTACCCAGAGTAAAGAAGGGCGATAGGGTGACCGGTGGAGATATACTCGGCACCGTGCAGGAGACAAAAATTGTAGAGCATCGCATAATGGTACCTCCTGAAAAAGAAGGTAAGATTGAATGGATTGCGGAGGAGGGCGATTACACAATAGAAGAGCCAATTGCAAGGATAAATGGAGAGGATATAAAGATGTATCAGCGCTGGCCAGTGCGCAGACAGAGACCCTTCCGTGAGAAAATGGACCCAATTCAGCTGCTGGTAACTGGACAGAGGGTTCTGGATACATTCTTCCCAATAGCCAAGGGCGGTACGGCTGCAATACCCGGAGGATTCGGAACGGGGAAAACGGTGACACAGCATCAACTTGCCAAGTGGAGCGATGCGGATATTGTTGTGTATGTGGGTTGTGGAGAGCGCGGCAACGAGATGACCGAAGTGCTTGAAGATTTTCCCAAACTCAAGGATCCTCGCAGTGGAGAGCCCCTTATGAATCGTACAGTTTTAATCGCGAACACATCAAATATGCCGGTGGCTGCAAGGGAAGCATCAATTTATACGGGAATTACCATCGCAGAGTACTTCAGGGATATGGGCTACCATGTTGCTCTGATGGCTGATTCCACATCCCGCTGGGCCGAGGCTTTAAGGGAAATATCTGGAAGGTTGGAAGAAATGCCGGGAGAGGAAGGTTATCCTGCCTATCTCGCATCGCGTCTTGCTGAATTCTACGAGCGTGCCGGCTATGTTGAGGTTCTCGGCTCTGAAAAGAAGTATGGCTCTGTCACTGTGGTGGGTGCCGTATCCCCTCCAGGTGGTGATTTCTCCGAGCCTGTCACGCAGAACACTCTCCGCATAGTCAAGGTGTTTTGGGCCCTTGATGCAGACCTTGCCCACAAAAGGCATTTTCCGTCAATACACTGGCTTCGCTCATATTCTCTTTACCTCAATTCTGTTCGCCACTGGTGGGAGAATAACATTGCCAAGGACTGGTACGATCTGCGTCGTGAGGCCATGGGCATATTGCAGAGGGAAGCGGAGCTGCAGGAAATAGTTCAACTGGTGGGTCCAGATGCCCTGCCTGCAAAGGAGCAGGCATTGCTGGAGACAGCCCGTTCAATAAGGGAGGACTTTCTGCAGCAGAATGCTTTCCATGATGTTGATACCTATTGTCCCGCTGATAAGCAGTACTTGATGCTCAAATTGATACTGAAGTTCCATAAACTAATAACGGACGCCGTTGAGCTTGGTGTGAGCATGGATAAGATCAGAAAATTGAGCATTAAGGAAGACCTTGCCTATATGGGTAGAATACCCAACGAGACCTACAAGGATGAGTTCAAAAACATTGAGGCAAAGATGGAAAATGAGATAGAGAATCTCATAAAAGAGGTGAAGTAA
- a CDS encoding V-type ATP synthase subunit B produces the protein MEVEYRTIREIKGPLLIVENTKDVAYGEVVKIRGPDGKERLGQVLEARENMAVVQVFEGTRGLDVKSTSVKFLGDTLKIGVSLDMLGRVFDGTGRPIDGGPDIIPEEMRDINGYPINPAAREYPREFIQTGISTIDGMNTLVRGQKLPIFSGSGMPHNEIAAQIARQAKLRGKGEKFAVVFVAMGITAEEANFFRKEFERTGALERTVLFLNLANDPAIERIVIPRMGLTVAEYLAYDRDMHVLVILTDMTNYCEALREISAAREEVPGRRGYPGYMYTDLATIYERAGRIRGKKGSITQIPILTMPDDDMTHPIPDLTGYITEGQIVLSRALHRRGIYPPINPLLSLSRLMKEGIGEGRTREDHAGVANQLYAAYAEGLRLRDLVAVVGEEALGEEDRILLKFADAFEERFITQGRDEDRSIEDTLGIAWNLLALLPKSYLKKIDRKYIEKYLPKVTK, from the coding sequence ATGGAGGTTGAATACCGCACAATTAGAGAAATTAAAGGTCCTTTGCTCATTGTGGAAAATACCAAGGACGTTGCCTACGGCGAAGTGGTCAAGATTCGCGGTCCAGACGGTAAGGAACGTCTCGGTCAGGTGCTTGAAGCAAGGGAAAATATGGCTGTTGTTCAGGTTTTTGAAGGTACCAGAGGTCTGGATGTTAAATCCACATCCGTGAAATTTTTGGGCGATACCCTGAAAATAGGTGTTTCTTTGGATATGCTCGGCCGCGTGTTTGACGGCACGGGTAGGCCCATTGATGGAGGCCCCGATATCATACCTGAGGAGATGAGAGACATAAATGGGTACCCCATTAATCCAGCTGCGAGGGAGTATCCAAGGGAATTCATACAGACTGGTATATCCACCATTGATGGAATGAACACATTGGTTAGGGGCCAAAAATTGCCCATATTCAGCGGTTCAGGTATGCCCCACAATGAAATAGCGGCCCAGATTGCAAGGCAGGCGAAATTGAGAGGTAAGGGTGAAAAATTTGCGGTTGTGTTCGTTGCCATGGGTATAACTGCTGAGGAGGCAAATTTCTTCCGCAAGGAGTTTGAACGCACGGGTGCGCTTGAGCGTACGGTTCTGTTCCTCAATTTAGCCAATGATCCTGCTATAGAGCGTATTGTTATACCGAGGATGGGATTGACAGTGGCCGAATATCTTGCCTACGATAGGGATATGCATGTTCTCGTCATCTTGACGGATATGACCAACTACTGCGAGGCTTTGAGAGAAATATCTGCTGCCCGTGAGGAGGTTCCTGGTCGTCGCGGTTATCCTGGCTACATGTACACTGATCTTGCTACCATATATGAACGCGCAGGAAGAATAAGGGGGAAGAAGGGAAGCATTACCCAGATACCCATACTCACAATGCCAGATGATGACATGACCCATCCAATTCCGGATCTCACAGGATACATAACGGAGGGGCAGATTGTGCTTAGCAGAGCTCTGCACCGTCGTGGAATATATCCCCCCATAAATCCCCTCCTTTCACTTTCAAGGCTTATGAAGGAGGGCATTGGCGAAGGTAGAACCCGAGAGGACCATGCAGGTGTGGCAAACCAGTTGTACGCTGCATACGCAGAGGGTCTAAGATTGAGGGACCTTGTTGCTGTGGTGGGTGAAGAGGCCCTTGGTGAGGAGGACAGAATATTGCTTAAATTTGCCGATGCATTCGAGGAGAGATTCATAACTCAAGGAAGGGATGAGGATAGAAGTATAGAGGATACTCTGGGCATAGCATGGAATCTCCTTGCCCTGCTTCCAAAAAGTTATCTTAAGAAGATAGACAGAAAGTACATTGAAAAGTATTTGCCGAAGGTT